The window TCGGTCGAGGCGTAGTGGAGGGGAAAGGTGAGGTCGTGGTGGTGGTGACGGCGGTGGACCGGTTCGTGACCGAAGTAGCCGAGGGTGTCGTGCATCCATCCCATGTTCCACTTGGCCCCGAAGCCGAGCCCGTCCCGGTCGGTTGCGCCGGTGACACGAGGCCACGCCGTTGACTCCTCGGCCACCGTGATCACGCCGGGGTGGTGGTCGTGGACCATGTCGTTCAGCTCTCGCAACAGCGAAACTGCTTCCAGGTTCTCTCGTCCTCCGTAAGGGTTGGGAAGCCAATGGCCCGGGGGACGTGAGAAGTCGAGGTACAGCAGCGAGGCCACCGCGTCGACGCGTAGGCCGTCCACGTGGAATTGCTCGATCCAGTGGCGGGCGCTGGACAGCAGGAAGCTGCGAACCCCGCCCCGGCCGTAGTCGAAGACCAGGGTTCCCCAGTCGGGGTGCTCACCACGGCGGGGATCGGGATGCTCGTAGAGGGCTTGACCGTCGAAGCGGGCCAGCGCCCATTCGTCGCGGGGGAAGTGGGCCGGAACCCAGTCCAAGATCACCCCGACCCCGGCCTGGTGCAACGTGTCGATCAGGTGGGCCAGGTCCTCGGGGGTACCCCAACGGGCGGCGGGGGCGAAGAACGAGGTGACCTGGTAACCCCACGATCCGCCGAAGGGGTGGTGCATCACCGGCAGCAGTTCGACGTGGGTGAAGCCCATGTCTCGTGCGTAGGCCGCCAGTTCGGGGGCGATCTCGCGGAAGCCGCGCTCACGGTGGGGTTCGTGGGGATCGCGTCGCCACGAACCCAAGTGGACTTCGTAGACCGACATCGGTCCGGCCCACAGGTCCCCCTCAGCTCGTCGGGCCAACCACTCGTGATCGTCCCAGCGGTGGTTGAAGCGATGGATGATCGAGGCGGTGGCCGGGGCTGGTTCGGCTCGGCGGGCCAGCGGATCGGCGTGCTCGACGGTCACGCCGTAGGTGCCGGTCACCGCGTACTTGTAGCGGTGGCCCTCACCCGCGTGAACGCAATGGCCCTGCCACACCCCGCCGTGGCGGTGCAGCGGATCGGATCCCGGCCTCCAGTGGTTCCAGTCTCCGACCACGGACACCGCTTGGGCGGTGGGGGCCCACACCGAGAAGTGGGTACCGGCCTGCCCTGGTTCGCCAGTGAGGTGGGCGCCGAGGCGGTGGTGGAGGTCGAGGTGACGGCCGGTGTCGAGCAGGTGGAGATCGAGGTCGGTGACGCGGTGATCGGAGACGGTGTGATCGGTGGATTCGGGGGATTCGGTCACGGATGGCTGACCCCGGTCCGTTCGAGCCGGTCCAGGACCTGGCCCAGACCCGTGACCGGGAGATCGACCCAATCGGCCCGATGGCTCAGCTCGTACCCGATCTCATAGACCGCCTTCTCCACCTCGAACAGGGCGAGCAGGAGTGCGGTGGTCCCCGCTCCCTCCGGCAGCAGGTCTCGGGGTAGCTGGCTCAGGTAGCCGTCGAGCAGGGCGGCTCGCGCGGCCGGTTCCCACCCCGGCCCTACCCGGCATCCCCCGGCTCGGCGGACGGTTTCGGACGCGTAGGACAGGGATCGGAGGAGACCGGCCATGTCGCGCAGACCGGGCTGACGATGGCGTCGTTCGACCAACGGACGGTCAGGTTCCCCCTCGAAGTCCAAGATCACCCACCCGTCGGAGCCGAGCACCGTCTGGCCCAGGTGCAGGTCTCCGTGTACCCGGAACTCGGGTCCCAGCACTCGGTCACCGAGCGCCGCGGCGAGATCGGCCAACACCCGGTCGGTTCTGGCCACCAGATGGTGGCCGACGGTCGGCTCGAGCGCCGCCAGTGCGTCTACAACCGACGAGATGGTGGTGGTGATCGCCTCGGATCGGTAGGTCGTGACCCCGAAATCGGCGGTGGTGCCGGGCTGGGCCAATGCCGCGTGGAGGTGGGCCACGTCGGTCCCGAGCCGATGAAGGCTGGCAAGCAGGCCCCCGGGGTCGGCGGCCAACCCCGATAGCACCAGCCCCCACCCATCCAGTGCGGCGGGAATCAGGCGGTGGATCACACCGAGGGTGGTGACTCCTCCGGCGGTATCGGTTAGCTCGTACCAGCCACATAGGGGTGCGACCGGTGCCACCGGGTGGCCGGCGGTGGCCTGGTGATGGAGGTGGAGACCCACTTCCACCTCGGGATGGATGCCGGTGCTCAACCGACGAAGAACCTTGAGGACATGGGTGCCGCCAACCGCCGATGAGGTGTTGGACTGATCCACTCCGAGCGGTCGGGGCAGACGCCGGCCCGGGGGGGCCGCCCCAGTCACCCAGTGGCCCCGGATCGTGCCCGTCGGCCCGTCCACCGAACCTTCGTCCACGCACAGGCGGGCCAGGGCCTTGGTCGAGTCCGGGTCCGTTGCCACGTCCACGGGTGGCCAGGCGCGGTCGGTGGCCGCCGCCCGCCTGGAGCCACCCCTGGCGCCGGGCACCGGACGGATCAACTGGTAGGTCTCGTCGCGGTCGTCGGTGATCAGCGCGATCCCGACCCGACCGGATTCGAGGACCTGGGTCTCACCGACCGAGACCGAGACCGAACCCGAGACCAGGCCCGGGTCGGAGCCGGTCTCGGTGTCCTGGGAGGAGTACCACCGTTGGCGGCGGATCCATTGGGCCACCGATTCATCCGACGGTTCGTCGGGGACCGTGGCACTCATGGTTCTGCCACCACCAGGATGTGGGCGGGACGGTCTCCGGGTTCCAGGCGGACGTAGTTGCGGCCCAGATGCCACTGCCACCGTTCGCCGCTGAGCTCGTCGAGCACCGTGAAGGAGGGGGGCAGTCCGGCATCGTCGGGGACGATGCACACCGCTTCGTGTGTGGCACTCGGGTCCAACAAGACCACCACGATCACAGTTCCCACGCCGCCGCCGGCAGGGCTGGTTTCGGAGTTGGCTCCGTGGTGATCAGGGCGAGTCGGTGGAGGCCGCAGGTAGGCGAGGATCTGGGGGTTCTCTGTGTCGAGGAACCGGATGCCGGTCAGGTGTTGGAGGGCTCCGTTGCGACGGCGCACCTCGTTCAGTTGGGCGACGAGCCCCAGCAGAGGCCCGTCCAGCCTGCGGTCGTGGATCTCGTACTTCTCCGAATCCAGGTACTCCTCGGACCCGGACTTGACGGCCACCGACTCGAAAGACTCATAGCCCGAGTACATGCCGTAGGAGGGGCTGAGGGTCGCGGCCAGGATCAGTCGACTGGTGAACACAGCACGCCCACCGGCCTGTAGTTGCTCGGTGAGGATGTCGGGGGTGTTCACCCAGAAGTTCGGTCTGAACAGGTCCCGTTCGGGGCCGGCCAGTTCGGTGACGTAGTCGCGCAGCTCGTCGGCTGACTGCTTCCAGGTGAAGTACGTGTAACCCTGAGCGAAGCCGACCCGGCCCAGCTCCTGTTGCATGGCCCGATAGGTGAAGGCTTCGGCCAGGAAGATCACCTCGGGATGCGAGGCCCTCACCCCCGCGATCAGCCACTCCCAGAACGGCAGCGGCTTGGTGTGGGGGTTGTCGACCCGAAAGACACGGACCCCTCGCTCGACCCAGGTGATCACCACATCGCGCAGCGCCGCCCACAACCCGGCCCGGTCTTCGCAGTTGAAGTCGAGGTTGTAGATGTCCTCGTAGCGCTTGGGTGGGTTCTCGGCGTACTTGAGGGTGCCGTCGGGTCGGTGAGCGAACCATTCGGGGTGTTCGGTCAACCATGGATGATCGGCCGAACACTGAACGGCCAGGTCGACGGCGACCTCCAAACCAAGGTCTCGGGCATCGGCCACCAAGGCCTCGAAATCGGCCACGGTTCCCAGATCGGGGTGGACGGCGTCGTGCCCCCCGGTGCGGTCGCCGATGGCCCACGGGGAGCCGGGATCGCTGGCGGTGGCCTCCAGGGCGTTGTTGCGTCCCTTGCGCTTGGTCAGCCCGATGGGGCTGACCGGAGGCAGGTAGATCACGTCGAAACCGAGCTCGGCCACGGCGGGCAGACGGCGGCGCAGCCCGTCGAGCCCGCCCCAGGAACGGGGAAACACCTCATACCAGGCTCCGAACCGGGCCAGCGGCGGGTCCACATCGAGGGCGACCGGGCTGGGCAGAGATCCGGCCCCGGTTCGGTCGGGGTGGGCGTCACAGGTGCGGGCCAGGTCGTCATCGAGGGCCGCGGCCACCCGCTCGGCCACGGCGAGGCTTCGGTCACCGACGATGACGGCGGCTTGTTCGATGGCCTGGGCCACCAGCCGGGCCGAATGGGTTCCACTGGCCTCGGCCCGTTCGCTGCAGCGACGAAGCAGTGCCGCGCCTTCGGCCAGCTCTCCGGCCAGCTCGGTCATTCCCGCGGCGTGCTTGCGTGACAGCTCCACCCGCCACGACGCCAACGTGTCGGCCCACGCCACGATGTTCCAACGCCAGATCCCGGGCCGGTCGAGATGGAAGGAGCCCGCCCACCTGACGCCGAGAGACCCGCCGTCCACGTGGTGGAGCGTGATGGTCGATGGGGTCGTGGAACCCGGGGGCCACACGATGCCCTCAGCGCGGAGCACCTCGTGGCCGTCGCGGATCACGTCGGCCGAGACGGTGACCGATTCACCCACGGTGCGTTTGGGGGCGTGGCGCCCGCCGTCGAGGGTGGGTTCGGGCCGGGCCACGACCACCCGGGCCGGGATGGGATCGGGAGGATCAAAGGGCGACGCGGTCCCGGCCGTGGTGGCGGCCGGTCGAGGACGGGTCACCAGTCTTTGAGCCGAGCGGTGGCGGCTGGGTCATAGAGGCACACCACATCGGCGAAGCATCGCAACTGGAGAGCGGCCCGCAGCATGGCCGCGCCCGCCCCGGCCTCGGGCAGGTGCGAGGTGACCACCACGTAGGGCGCCGGGTCTGTGAGGCTCCGCAGCAGGGCCCCGTTGGCGATGGCCTTCTTCAGGGTGTCGGTTCGGCGCAGCCCGGGTCGGGTGCCCTGAACGCTGCCCTTGTATTCGAACCACACGATCCGCCCCGACGGGCTGACCGCTTCCTGATCGATCTCCACCCCGACCTCGGTGAGGACTCGTCGACCCCGAAGGGTGAAGCCCATGTGGCTGAGGAGCGTGTCGCACTGTTCGGCGAACTGGCGGCCTTGGATGCCGGCCGAAGCCTGGAAGGACCGAGCCGGACCAGGGTTGCGAGAACGGTCTCGAGCGGGCAGGTGCGGCCCACCCCACGGGCTCTCGGCGTCATCGGCCTGAAGGTCGTCGTCGGTTGGGGACGGGGTCGAGCCGGCGACCGTCGCACCCGCGTCCGAACCGGCGCCGCCATAGGTGAAGAACGACTCGTCACCACCCAGTGGAAGCTGCCCCGACGGTCCCATCACTGCCCAGCCTACGACCCCTGCCAAAGCTCTGGGAGTGGCTCCACGGAGGAGGGTCACCTCCTGGCGTGCGGCTCGACCTGTCGATGGCTTCATCCCACCGAAACTGGCTGTGGGTCCACGGGCCTGTGTGGCAGCGCAGGTAGTAGGGTTTGGCTCCGTCTGGCCGGTGGGGTCAGTTGTCTGAATAATGGAGCGGAACCAATGAGAATCAGAGCAAAGCTGTTGGCCATGGTCGCGGTGGCGGCCGTCGGCTTGGCCAGTGCCACCTTGCCGGCGTCGGCTGACATGGTGGTGTACACGGGAGAGATCGGGCCGAACGACACACCGACCATGTCGGTCGTGACGATCTCCAATCCCGACTGCGTCGGGCAAGGCGTATTTCAGGTGGCATACCGAGAGCACCTCCTGCCGGCGAACCTGAGCGGTCCCTTCACCTTCACCCACACCGAGAGCGACGGGGCGAACCTGTCGATGTACCTGATGACGGCAGACTGGTACCCCGGTGCCGCCTACCCGTACTGCATCGCCGCCGTCAACGGCAGCTCGGGCACGATCACCGCCAACCTCGACCCGTCAGTGCGTTACTCGCTGGTGGTGTTCGACGATTCGTTCGACCAGAACGGCGGTTCCTATGAGGTGTCGGTCAACCGACCCGGCCTGAACCCGCCGGTGTTGCGACCCGGGCTTCCTGGTGATCGGCCCTCCGACTCGGTTCCGGCCACGACCACCACCGCACCGGTGACCACCACGACGCGGCCGTCGACCACCTCGACCACCGCGCCCGCCACCACCACAACGCGGCCGTCGACCACCACCTCGACCACCGCGCCGGTGACCACCACCACTCGGCCGGGCACCGTTCCCCAGGCTGGTGGGGCACGTCCCGTGCCGGCTTCAGCCAGCTACACCGGCTGATCCAGGCTTACCCTGGATCCTCTGAAGGGAGGCGCCGGGCCAGTTGGCCCGGCGCTCCTTCGCGCCACTGCACCTATGGGGGAGGGTCGGGTGCCGCAGGGGGAGGGGTCCCGGTCGATAGCCTCTCGGGGGTAGTACGTGGGCTGGAGGGTCTAGCGGTGGCAGGTAGGCAGGGACGGTCGCTGGCCTGGGTGATGGTCGCCCTGGTCGCCATCTTGGCGTTGGTGGGTGGAGCCACCTATCTGGTGTTGGAGAACAGCGACCCCGACGGTGGCGGGGGTTCGAAGGCCGATCCGGCCCGACCTGGAGTGGATGTGGCCGATCCGGCGGTGGTGGCTGCCGATCGATTCGCGGCCGCGGTGACCAGCGGAGATTTCAGCGGAGTCCGGGTCACCGACTCGACGATCACCGCCCGCCAGGCCCAAGAACAGGTCGACCTGATGCTGGCCGGAATGTTGACCGGCGGCGCCACCCGTCCCACCGTGAAGGTCTCCGAAGTGGAGCGGGGCACCGGTGAGAACTCAGACACCGCCCAGGCCACCATGGGCGTTACCTGGAACCTTCCCGGTGGCCAGAGGTGGACGTATGACACCTTCTGGACCCTGGTCGAGGATGCCCAGGTCAAGGGCGGGGATCGTGAATGGCGGGTGTCGCTCAGCGTCGACCGGCTGTTTCCGGCCGAGGCCGATGGCGGTGTGGTCCGGCTGGTCCGGGTGCCGGTCGGTCGAGGACGCATCCTCGACACCACCGGCCGGCCGCTGGTGGCTGGCGGCGGCACCGTGACCATCGGCATCCGCAAGAGCCGCGCCACCGACCCCGAGGCCACGGCTCGCACCGCGGCCAGCCTGACCGGGGTGGACGCGGATGACCTGGTGGCCCGAGTCGCCGCGGCCGGGCCCGATGAGTTCGTGGAGGTCGC is drawn from Microthrixaceae bacterium and contains these coding sequences:
- the glgB gene encoding 1,4-alpha-glucan branching protein GlgB, which encodes MGRSPGHGSGPGPGPARTDRGQPSVTESPESTDHTVSDHRVTDLDLHLLDTGRHLDLHHRLGAHLTGEPGQAGTHFSVWAPTAQAVSVVGDWNHWRPGSDPLHRHGGVWQGHCVHAGEGHRYKYAVTGTYGVTVEHADPLARRAEPAPATASIIHRFNHRWDDHEWLARRAEGDLWAGPMSVYEVHLGSWRRDPHEPHRERGFREIAPELAAYARDMGFTHVELLPVMHHPFGGSWGYQVTSFFAPAARWGTPEDLAHLIDTLHQAGVGVILDWVPAHFPRDEWALARFDGQALYEHPDPRRGEHPDWGTLVFDYGRGGVRSFLLSSARHWIEQFHVDGLRVDAVASLLYLDFSRPPGHWLPNPYGGRENLEAVSLLRELNDMVHDHHPGVITVAEESTAWPRVTGATDRDGLGFGAKWNMGWMHDTLGYFGHEPVHRRHHHHDLTFPLHYASTERFVLPLSHDEVVHEKGSILTRMPGDRWQQLANVRALYGWMWAHPGKKLLFMGGELAQEAEWDHDRSLDWHLLADPGHQGVQDLVRDLNRLYRSRPSLWASDADPSTFAWLVGDDPDQNVAAFWRGAGRSGEPPMVCVANLSPVPRHHYRIGLPIAGPWQEVLNTDSTHYGGSGMGNLGSASADGEGRHGQPTSTELTLPPLSVIWLERH
- a CDS encoding DUF3416 domain-containing protein, with the protein product MPARVVVARPEPTLDGGRHAPKRTVGESVTVSADVIRDGHEVLRAEGIVWPPGSTTPSTITLHHVDGGSLGVRWAGSFHLDRPGIWRWNIVAWADTLASWRVELSRKHAAGMTELAGELAEGAALLRRCSERAEASGTHSARLVAQAIEQAAVIVGDRSLAVAERVAAALDDDLARTCDAHPDRTGAGSLPSPVALDVDPPLARFGAWYEVFPRSWGGLDGLRRRLPAVAELGFDVIYLPPVSPIGLTKRKGRNNALEATASDPGSPWAIGDRTGGHDAVHPDLGTVADFEALVADARDLGLEVAVDLAVQCSADHPWLTEHPEWFAHRPDGTLKYAENPPKRYEDIYNLDFNCEDRAGLWAALRDVVITWVERGVRVFRVDNPHTKPLPFWEWLIAGVRASHPEVIFLAEAFTYRAMQQELGRVGFAQGYTYFTWKQSADELRDYVTELAGPERDLFRPNFWVNTPDILTEQLQAGGRAVFTSRLILAATLSPSYGMYSGYESFESVAVKSGSEEYLDSEKYEIHDRRLDGPLLGLVAQLNEVRRRNGALQHLTGIRFLDTENPQILAYLRPPPTRPDHHGANSETSPAGGGVGTVIVVVLLDPSATHEAVCIVPDDAGLPPSFTVLDELSGERWQWHLGRNYVRLEPGDRPAHILVVAEP